The Pseudonocardia broussonetiae DNA segment CCACGTGCACGACCTCCGCCGCGGCCGTCTCCGGCCACAGCGCGGCCAGCTCGGCGCGCATGCGGGCGGTGGCGGCGTCGACGTCGGGGGCGTCGCAGGCGTAGGAGTGCAGCTCGACGACCGACCCGCCGGTGCGCGCCGCCCACTCCGCCGACGGGCGCTCGAGCCGCGAGTAGATCGTGACGGAGTCGAGCGTGGGCTCGCGGCTGACGGCGTTGAACGTGGCCCGCTCCGCGGCGACGTCGCGGTCGAGCCACAGCCGCGTGACCGCGAACGGCGGCGCGACCTCGATGGCCGCGGCCTTGCGGGCCAGCTTCGGCGCGGCGACGCGCGTGTCGGGGGAGCCGGCGACCAGGTCGCGCAGCGCGCCCGGGTCGGTGGCCAGCACGAGGTGGCGGGTGCGCAGCGAGGGCGCGGCGTCGATCTCGACCTGCCAGAGGTGCCGGTCGACGGGGGTGATCGCGCTGACCCGGCTGCCGGTGAGGACCTCGGCGCCCAGCGACTCCAGGTAGGTCCGGAACGGGGCCCAGATGCAGGTGAGGTGGTCGGTGTCGGGGGCGTCGAAGCCGATGCCCTCGGGGTTGCCGAGGAAGTAGTAGTGGAACATCGCGATCAGCTCGGCGGCCGAGAGCGCGCCCGGGTCGGCGAAGAACGAGCGGGCGAACGCCTCGAACAGCATCGCCTGCGCGCGGTCGGACATCCCCAGCGACGCGAGGAACTCCGCCGCCGGCATCTCGTCGAACCGGGCGGTGGTGCGGGCGCGGTCGTAGGCCAGCAGCTGCGCGGCCAGCGACTGGTTCGAGCTCAGCAGGTCGCGCAGGCCGAGGCTGGGGGAGCGGGCGAACAGCGCGACGAGGTTGAGTGGCGGCGAGCCGGGCAGGCCCGTGAGGTCCTCCGCGGGCCACTCGCGCGAGATCACCGGGTAGCCGCCGACCGGGCGCAGGAACGACAGCTCCGGGTCGATGCGGCGCAGCATCGCGCGCCAGGTGTAGTAGTGCCGGAAGAAGGCGTGGAACCCGTGCTCGACGACCTGCTCGGTGCCGTCGGGCAGCGTGTGCGGCCAGGCGCCCAGGCGCCCGCCCAGGGTGTCGGCCGCCTCCACCAGCGTGACGGCGACGCCCCGCTCGGCGAGCACGACGGCGGCGCTGATCCCGGCGATCCCGCCGCCGACGACGACGGCCTCCGTGCCCACCGGGGCCCCGCGGGGACGGCGCGGGTCGGCCGGCACCAGGACGCGGGGACGCATGCGCAGGGGGGCGGCGCGGGAGAGCAGTTCGTTCACCCCCCGACCCTATGCGGGGCCCCCGACAGCCGCCCGCGGACGACGTCCCCACGACGTCCTCACGACGGCAGGCGGCGCCGGGGCGGAATGCGGGGCGCGCGGGCCGGGTTGCGCCGAGCATGACGGTCGCACTCGGTACGTACGGCATCTGGCGGCACGCGGGCGGGCTCACCCCCGACCTGGCACGGGAGATCGAGGCCCTCGGCTTCGGTGCGATCTGGATCGGCGGGTCCCCGCTCGGGGACCTCGCGCTGGCCGAGTCGCTGCTCGACGCCACCGACGGCATCGCCGTGGCCACCGGCATCGTGAACATGTGGAAGACCCCGGCCGAGGAGGTGGCGGCGTCCTACCACCGCATCGAGGCCCGCCACCCCGGCCGCTTCCTGCTCGGCGTCGGCATCGGCCACCCCGAGGCCACCAGCGACTACACCCGCCCCTACGCCACGATCGTCGACTACCTCGACGCCCTCGACACCGCCGACGTGCCGGTGCAGGGCCGCGCGCTCGCCGCGCTGGGCCCGAAGGTGCTGAAGCTCTCCGCCGAGCGGACCGCGGGCGCCCACCCGTACCTGACGACGCCCGAGCACACCCGCGAGGCGCGGGAGATCCTCGGTGCGGGCGTGCTGCTCGCCCCCGAGCACAAGGTCGTCGTCGACACCGACCCGCAGCGCGCCCGCGCCACCGGCCGCCCGTTCGTCCACAAGCCCTACCTGGGCCTGCGCAACTACACCTCGAACCTGCTGCGCCTGGGCTGGACCGAGGACGACATCGCCGACGGCGGCAGCGACCGCCTCATCGACGCCCTCGTCGCGCACGGCGACGCCGGTGCGGTCGCGGCCCGGCTGGCCGAGCACGTCGACGCCGGCGCCGACCACGTGTGCGCGCAGGTCCTCACCGAGGGCTTCGCCGAGCCGCTGCCCCCGATGCGGGCCCTCGCGGAGGCGTTGGAGCTCTCCTGACGCCCGGGCGTCACCGGGTCGGGTGCACCTGCGGCCCGGTGACGCCGCAGTGCGCGCACTCCTCGATCCGCACCCGCTCGACGGGCTCCGCCGGTGCCGACCGCCGGACCAGCGCGAACGCCGTGACCGAGGCGAGGGCGAGCAGCCCGGCGCCGATCGTCATCGCGGTGCGGAAACCGGAGTCGAAGGCCGCGGGGTCGGTGTAGTCGGCGCCGGAGATCCCGGCCAGTCCCGGCACGACGGCGACCGACAGCAGCCCGGCCGCGCGCGCGACCGCGTTGTTGACCCCCGACGCGGAGCCCGCGTAGCGGTCGGGCGCGGCGTCGAGGACCGTCGCCGTCAGCGGGGCGACGGTGAGCGCCAGGCCGGCACCGAACACCAGCACGGCGGGCAGCACGTGCAGCAGCCAGGTGGCGTCGGCGCCGACCCGCAGCATGAGCAGCAGCCCGCACGCGCTGACCAGGGGGCCGACCGTGAGCGGCAGCCGTGGCCCGATCCGCCCGGCCAGCGCGCCCGCGCGGGCGGAGAACACCAGCATGACGGCGGTGACCGGCAGCAGCGACGTGCCCGCCGCGAGCGGGGTGAACCCGGCGACGGTCTGCAGCTGCAGGACGAGCAGCAGGAACACCACGCCCAGCGCGCCGTAGATCAGCAGCGTCACGGCGTTGGCGGCGCTGAAGGTCCGGTTCGCGAACAGCGTCGGCGGCACCAGCGGGTGCTTCGACCGCCGTTCCACCACGACGAACGCGGCCAGCGCCAGCACGCCCACCACGAGCCCGGTGACGAGAACGGGCGTCGGCCCGGACTCCCCGAGCCCGGTCAGCGAGTACGTGAGCGCCCCGAGCGCGAGCACGGCGAGCACCGTGCCGGACACGTCGAGCCCGGGCGCGGACTCCGGGTCACGGCTCTCCGGCACGTGCTTGAGCGCGACGACGACGATCAGCGCGGCCAGCGGCAGGTTGATGAGGAACACCGCCCGCCACGACCACTCGACGAGCCAGCCGCCCAGGAACGGCCCGATCGCGCCGGCGATCCCGCCCAGCCCGGACCAGGCGCCGACGGCCGCGGCCCGGTCCGGCCCGTGGAACGACGCCGAGATCAGGGCGAGGCTGCCCGGCGTCAGCAGGGCCCCGCCGACGCCCTGCAGCGCGCGGGCCGCGATCAGCGTGCCGACGTCGGGCGCCAGCCCGCACAGCAGCGAGG contains these protein-coding regions:
- a CDS encoding FAD-dependent oxidoreductase, which encodes MNELLSRAAPLRMRPRVLVPADPRRPRGAPVGTEAVVVGGGIAGISAAVVLAERGVAVTLVEAADTLGGRLGAWPHTLPDGTEQVVEHGFHAFFRHYYTWRAMLRRIDPELSFLRPVGGYPVISREWPAEDLTGLPGSPPLNLVALFARSPSLGLRDLLSSNQSLAAQLLAYDRARTTARFDEMPAAEFLASLGMSDRAQAMLFEAFARSFFADPGALSAAELIAMFHYYFLGNPEGIGFDAPDTDHLTCIWAPFRTYLESLGAEVLTGSRVSAITPVDRHLWQVEIDAAPSLRTRHLVLATDPGALRDLVAGSPDTRVAAPKLARKAAAIEVAPPFAVTRLWLDRDVAAERATFNAVSREPTLDSVTIYSRLERPSAEWAARTGGSVVELHSYACDAPDVDAATARMRAELAALWPETAAAEVVHVAQRMEATAPTWPPGGAGTRPAVTGDARGVRIAGDHVDSPFLTGLMERASLTGVLAANDILDEVGAGPEEILGVPQRGLLARR
- a CDS encoding LLM class F420-dependent oxidoreductase, with protein sequence MTVALGTYGIWRHAGGLTPDLAREIEALGFGAIWIGGSPLGDLALAESLLDATDGIAVATGIVNMWKTPAEEVAASYHRIEARHPGRFLLGVGIGHPEATSDYTRPYATIVDYLDALDTADVPVQGRALAALGPKVLKLSAERTAGAHPYLTTPEHTREAREILGAGVLLAPEHKVVVDTDPQRARATGRPFVHKPYLGLRNYTSNLLRLGWTEDDIADGGSDRLIDALVAHGDAGAVAARLAEHVDAGADHVCAQVLTEGFAEPLPPMRALAEALELS
- a CDS encoding MFS transporter; the encoded protein is MTTAGGLRMGTTAGRWVLFTTVLGSGLALIDGTVVNVALESIGSEFDAQFTALQWTVNAYTLTLAALILLGGSLGDRFGRRRVFLVGVVWFALASLLCGLAPDVGTLIAARALQGVGGALLTPGSLALISASFHGPDRAAAVGAWSGLGGIAGAIGPFLGGWLVEWSWRAVFLINLPLAALIVVVALKHVPESRDPESAPGLDVSGTVLAVLALGALTYSLTGLGESGPTPVLVTGLVVGVLALAAFVVVERRSKHPLVPPTLFANRTFSAANAVTLLIYGALGVVFLLLVLQLQTVAGFTPLAAGTSLLPVTAVMLVFSARAGALAGRIGPRLPLTVGPLVSACGLLLMLRVGADATWLLHVLPAVLVFGAGLALTVAPLTATVLDAAPDRYAGSASGVNNAVARAAGLLSVAVVPGLAGISGADYTDPAAFDSGFRTAMTIGAGLLALASVTAFALVRRSAPAEPVERVRIEECAHCGVTGPQVHPTR